The Methylomonas montana DNA window AAATCGCCGACCTGGAACGCGACAGCGACCTGCTGGAGCTGATCCCGTCGGCCGCGCAACTGATCCATCAACAACATCCCGACGCCATTCAACCGCTGATCCAGCGCTGGATCGGCCATAGCCGCCATTACGCCGAGGTTTAAGCCTTGCCCGACAAAAGTTTTTTATTCAGCCGTCCGCCGATTTGGAAAAGCCATGAGCAGAGCAGCCAACGGCAATTACCCGCAGAGCTGCAATCGTGGCTCAACGAAACCGGATCGCTGACCAAGCGCTTGCGCGGCATTTACGGCAAACAGTTCGGCGTTAAAGTGTTATTTCATCGCTGGAAACCGGCCTTTATCGACGAATGCCGCTTATTGAAGCTGCAGCCGGCCCGCTATCAATTGATCCGCGAAGTGTTGCTGCACGCCAACGGCCTGCCGCTGGTGCTGGCCCGCACCGTGCTGCCGGAACCGACCATAGAAATCGCCCACCGCAACCTGTCGCATCTAGGCAGTCGGCCGCTGGGTGAAGTAATTTTCGCCTACCCGGATCTGGAACTCCGCCATCGCCAGTTCAGTTGCGCGGAAACCGCCATCTGGTCGCCGCGTCTGCAAGCCTCTGTCGGCGTCGATCAAAGCATCTGGGGACGCCGCACCGTCTACGCGATCCACAACCAGCCTTTGCTGGTAGCGGAATTTTTCCTACCGTTCAAGTCAGCTTGAACCGTCAAAAACACAAACTATAGTGGTCCCGCAAATTCCAGATAGAGATGCTTGCCATCCTGACTGAATAAAATTCTCACCCGCATAAGTTCGCTCGGCGACATCTCGCCCGTGCCTCCACACCAACACCTGCTGACCAGTCACTGCTGAATTTCAAGCAATTATTGACGCCATTCAAAAAAACCTTAACAAAAACAGACCGCTAAGTTTGGTACAAAGTTTGCTTTATCTAATGCAGATTTGAATTAGCAATTTCAATTTCCAAACACAAACCACTAGCCAGTTTCCAAGCCCAAGCATGACGGACCCTCAAATCAAGCCGGAAAAGACCCGCGATCGACTGTTAGTCGCGGCCTGCCGCATCTTTGCCGAAAAGGGTTTTCAGGACGCGACGATCGCCGAGATTTGCGAGCAAGCCAAAACCAATATCGCTTCGGTCAATTATCATTTTCGCGATAAGGAAACCCTATACCTGGAATCCTGGCGTTTTGCGTTTAATCAGGAGTTGGCCCAGCATCCGCCAGACGGCGGCGTTGAAAATGATGCCCCCGCCGAACAGCGCCTGGCCGGCCGAATTAAATCCATGATCGGCCGCGTGGCCGATGACGATTCCTATTCGTTTGCGATTATTCATAAGGAAATGGCCCAGCCTACCCGGCTGCTGGCCGACATTCTGGAAAAGGAAATCAACCCGCAGCGCCTGCAAATGTTTGGCTTGTTAAAAGAATGTCTGGGGCACGCCGCCAGCGAGCAGCAGATTCAATACTGCCATGCCAGCATCATGGGCCAATGTTTTCAACTGCTGCGCTTAAAACAAATGCAATCGGCCCGGCCGCGTCGGGCTCATCCTAGCGATCTGAGCGACATCAATGCTTTTGCCGAACACGTCGTGCAATTTTCGCTGGCCGGCATTCAAGCCATCCGCTCCCAAACCCTAAATTAATAAACGTCCGCATGAGTCAACATCAACGCCCAGAATTACCGCCCTCCCCAACCAGGCGCCGAAGTTATGCCCTACCCGGTACGCTAATGGCGCTGGCGATTACCGCCGCCGGCTTTTATTTCCAGCATTCCGCGGCGGCCCCTGACGACGGCAAGTTCAAGCGCGGTGGCGGCAAATTCGGCCATGACGACTTCGACGCCCCGAGCGCTGTCGCTATCGAAACGGTCAGCAAAACCGATTTCCCGGTATATCTGAATGGCTTGGGTACTGTCACCGCATTGCGCACCGTCACCGTCAAACCCAGGGTAGACGGTGAACTGGTAAAAGTGGCGTTCAGCGAAGGCCAGATGGTCAAGGAAGGCGACCTACTCGCTGAGATCGATCCGCGGCCGTTTCAGGTGCAATTGCAACAAGCAGAAGGCCAGTTGCTACGCGACGAAGCGATGCTGAAAAACGCAGAACTGGACCACGCCCGTTATCAAACGCTGCTGGAACAGGATTCGATAGCCGCTCAGCAAACCGTGACCCAGGAATCGCAAGTCAAACAATATCGCGGCAGCGTGGAAATGGACAAGGCGCAGGTCAATAACGCCAAACTGCAGCTCAGTTATACCCGCCTGACCGCGCCGATTGCCGGCCAAGTGGGCTTGCGGCAAATCGACCAGGGCAATATGGTCCATGCCAGCGACGCCAACGGCGTCGTGGTGATTACCCAGTTGCAGCCCATCAGCGTGGTGTTCACGCTGCCGGAAGACAAGGTGCAAGCAGTGATCCAACGTTGGCGTTCCAACGAACCGGTCAACATTGCCGCTTACGACCGGGCCGGCAAAACCAAACTGGCCGAAGGTAAGTTGCTGGCGCTGGATAATCAAATCGACTCCAGCACCGGCACACTAAAATTAAAGGCACAGTTCGACAATAAAGAACGCAGCTTGTTTGCCAATCAATTCGTCAACATCCAGATGCATCTGGATACCTTGCATGGCGTCACCCAGGTATCCAGCGCCGCCATTCAACACGACACTCAGGGCGCATTTGTTTACGTGGTCAGCCCGGAAAAAACCGTGCAGATGCGCCGAGTCAGCTTAGGGCCAACCGAAGCCGACAAAGTGGTCGTGCTGGACAATCTCGCCGCCAACGAAACCGTGGTGGTCGACGGCGCCGACCGGTTGCGCGAAGGCGCTCAGGTCGATATCGCCGAAAAAGACGGCCAGGCGGTAGCGGCCAGTCCGGAAGCGCTAAGCAAAACGGAAGGCCAATTCCGTAAACGCGGCCGCCGTTCCTGAACATGACCACGCCTCAGTCGTCGCAATCCCAGTTCAATCCTTCCCGGCTATTCATCCTGCGGCCGGTCGCCACTTCCTTGTTGATGGTGGCCTTGCTGCTGGTCGGCATATTGGCTTACCGGCTGCTGCCGGTTTCGGCCTTGCCGCAAGTCGATTATCCGACCATTCAGGTGGTGACCTTATATCCCGGCGCCAGCCCGGACGTAATGACTTCGGTGATCACCGCGCCGCTGGAACGCCAGTTCGGCCAGATGCCTGGGCTCAGCCAGATGTCCTCGACCAGTTCCGGCGGGGCTTCGGTGATTACCCTACAATTCAATCTGAATCTGAACCTGGATATTGCCGAACAAACCGTGCAGGCAGCGATCAATGCCGCAACCAATTTCCTGCCGGACGATTTGCCGCAAGCGCCGATTTACAGCAAAGTCAATCCCGCCGACACGCCGATCATGACGCTGGCGGTCAGCTCCAAAGCCTTGCCGTTGTTCAAGATCGAGGACATGGTCGATACCCGGCTGGCGCAGAAAATCTCCCAGTTGCCGGGCGTGGGCATGGTCAGCATCAGTGGCGGCCAACGGCCGGCAGTGCGGATTCAGGCCAATCATAAAGCCCTGGCCGCCTACGGCATGAGCCTGGAAGACCTGCGCAGCGCCATCGCCGCCGCCAACGTCAACCAGCCCAAAGGCATGTTCAACGGCCCACAACGCTCGGCGATCATCGACAGCAACGACCAGTTACGCTCTGCGACGGAATACCGGGACTTGGTGGTGGCTTACCGCAATAACGCGCCGGTACGGCTGTCGGAAGTGGCGGACGTGGTGGACGGCGCGGAAAACGTGCGACTGGCGGCTTGGGCCAATGATAATGCGGCGGTGATCGTCAACATCCAGCGCCAACCCGGCGCCAACGTCATCGAGGTAGTGGATAGGATTCAGGAACTGCTGCCCAAATTGCAGGCCACGCTGCCGCTCAGTATCGAGGTGCTGCCATTGACCGACCGTACCGTGACGATACGCGCTTCGGTACACGACGTGCAGTTCGAACTGCTGCTGGCGGTGGCCTTGGTCGTCATGGTGATTTTCCTGTTTCTGCGCAATGTGCCGGCCACCATCATTCCCGGCGTTGCGGTGCCCTTGTCCTTGGTCGGCACCTTCGCGGTGATGTATCTGGCCGAATTCAGCATCAACAACCTGACCTTGATGGCGCTGACCATTGCCACCGGCTTCGTGGTCGACGACGCCATCGTGGTGATCGAAAACATCAGCCGTTACATCGAACGCGGTGAATCGCCGTTAAAAGCCGCGCTGAAAGGCTCGGAACAGATCGGCTTTACCATCATCTCGCTGACAGTATCGCTGGTGGCGGTGTTGATCCCGCTATTGTTCATGAGCGATGTGGTCGGCCGGCTGTTTCGAGAGTTTGCCATCACCTTGGCGGTGGCGATTTTGATTTCCGCCATCGTCTCGCTGACCTTGACGCCGATGATGTGCGCCAAGCTGCTGCATCAAGGCGTGGAGCATGACCAACACCCTGGCAACGGCTGGTTCGACAAACTGATCGCCGGCTACGGTCGTACACTGGAATGGGTACTGAAGCGACAAGTGCTGACCATGCTGGCCTTCTTCGCTACCGTGGCCTTGACCGTTGCGTTGTATATCTTCATCCCCAAGGGTTTTTTCCCGCAGCAGGACACCGGCATCATCCAGGGTTTTTCCGAAGCGCCGCAAAACGTCTCGTTCTCGGCGATGGCCGAATACCAACAACAGCTGGCCAAATTGATTCTGGAAGACCCGGCGGTGGATAGCCTGTCGTCGTTTATCGGCGTGGACGGCATCAACACTACCCCTAACGCCGGCCGCTTCCTGATCAATCTTAAACCGCATGCCGAGCGCGGCGTCAGCGCCGACGAGGTGATCGCCCGCCTGAAGCCTAAATTCGCCGATCTGGCCGGCATTCGGCTGTACTTGCAACCGGTACAAGATTTGACCATGGAAAACCGAGTCAGCCGTACTCAATACCAATTGACCCTGGAGAGCGTAGACCTGGACCAACTCAACAGCTGGACGCATAAACTGGTAGAGCAACTGACCGGCCAGCCCGAGTTTGCCGAAGTCGCCAGCGATGTGCAGGATCAGGGCCAACAAGTGTATGTCAATATCGACCGCAGCACCGCCAGCCGGCTGGGCGTCAGCACCGCCGCGATCGACAACGCGCTGTACAGCGCTTACGGGCAACGGCTGGTCTCGACTATTTTCACCCAGGCCAACCAATATCGGGTGGTGTTAGAGATAGATCCGGACGCACAAAGCTCGCCGCAAGCACTGAACGATTTGCGTGTGCCGTCCAGTAACGGCAGCCAAGTGCCTTTATCGGCGCTGGCCGAATTATCCGAACGGCCGGCCGCGCTATCCATCAATC harbors:
- a CDS encoding chorismate--pyruvate lyase family protein; this translates as MPDKSFLFSRPPIWKSHEQSSQRQLPAELQSWLNETGSLTKRLRGIYGKQFGVKVLFHRWKPAFIDECRLLKLQPARYQLIREVLLHANGLPLVLARTVLPEPTIEIAHRNLSHLGSRPLGEVIFAYPDLELRHRQFSCAETAIWSPRLQASVGVDQSIWGRRTVYAIHNQPLLVAEFFLPFKSA
- a CDS encoding CerR family C-terminal domain-containing protein, with the protein product MTDPQIKPEKTRDRLLVAACRIFAEKGFQDATIAEICEQAKTNIASVNYHFRDKETLYLESWRFAFNQELAQHPPDGGVENDAPAEQRLAGRIKSMIGRVADDDSYSFAIIHKEMAQPTRLLADILEKEINPQRLQMFGLLKECLGHAASEQQIQYCHASIMGQCFQLLRLKQMQSARPRRAHPSDLSDINAFAEHVVQFSLAGIQAIRSQTLN
- a CDS encoding MdtA/MuxA family multidrug efflux RND transporter periplasmic adaptor subunit; this translates as MSQHQRPELPPSPTRRRSYALPGTLMALAITAAGFYFQHSAAAPDDGKFKRGGGKFGHDDFDAPSAVAIETVSKTDFPVYLNGLGTVTALRTVTVKPRVDGELVKVAFSEGQMVKEGDLLAEIDPRPFQVQLQQAEGQLLRDEAMLKNAELDHARYQTLLEQDSIAAQQTVTQESQVKQYRGSVEMDKAQVNNAKLQLSYTRLTAPIAGQVGLRQIDQGNMVHASDANGVVVITQLQPISVVFTLPEDKVQAVIQRWRSNEPVNIAAYDRAGKTKLAEGKLLALDNQIDSSTGTLKLKAQFDNKERSLFANQFVNIQMHLDTLHGVTQVSSAAIQHDTQGAFVYVVSPEKTVQMRRVSLGPTEADKVVVLDNLAANETVVVDGADRLREGAQVDIAEKDGQAVAASPEALSKTEGQFRKRGRRS
- a CDS encoding MdtB/MuxB family multidrug efflux RND transporter permease subunit, producing the protein MTTPQSSQSQFNPSRLFILRPVATSLLMVALLLVGILAYRLLPVSALPQVDYPTIQVVTLYPGASPDVMTSVITAPLERQFGQMPGLSQMSSTSSGGASVITLQFNLNLNLDIAEQTVQAAINAATNFLPDDLPQAPIYSKVNPADTPIMTLAVSSKALPLFKIEDMVDTRLAQKISQLPGVGMVSISGGQRPAVRIQANHKALAAYGMSLEDLRSAIAAANVNQPKGMFNGPQRSAIIDSNDQLRSATEYRDLVVAYRNNAPVRLSEVADVVDGAENVRLAAWANDNAAVIVNIQRQPGANVIEVVDRIQELLPKLQATLPLSIEVLPLTDRTVTIRASVHDVQFELLLAVALVVMVIFLFLRNVPATIIPGVAVPLSLVGTFAVMYLAEFSINNLTLMALTIATGFVVDDAIVVIENISRYIERGESPLKAALKGSEQIGFTIISLTVSLVAVLIPLLFMSDVVGRLFREFAITLAVAILISAIVSLTLTPMMCAKLLHQGVEHDQHPGNGWFDKLIAGYGRTLEWVLKRQVLTMLAFFATVALTVALYIFIPKGFFPQQDTGIIQGFSEAPQNVSFSAMAEYQQQLAKLILEDPAVDSLSSFIGVDGINTTPNAGRFLINLKPHAERGVSADEVIARLKPKFADLAGIRLYLQPVQDLTMENRVSRTQYQLTLESVDLDQLNSWTHKLVEQLTGQPEFAEVASDVQDQGQQVYVNIDRSTASRLGVSTAAIDNALYSAYGQRLVSTIFTQANQYRVVLEIDPDAQSSPQALNDLRVPSSNGSQVPLSALAELSERPAALSINHLDQFPVATLSFNLAPGVALGDAVNAIERAKQDIGLPPSIRTSYQGAAQAFKASLDNTLWLILAAIVTVYIVLGVLYESYIHPLTILSTLPSAGVGALLALLVSGGDLGIIGIIGIILLIGIVKKNAIMMIDFALEAERKQGMPPREAIFQACLLRFRPILMTTLAALLGALPLMLGNGVGSELRHPLGITMVGGLLVSQLLTLYTTPVIYLWMDSLARRASGWLKLNPTEASESDGSV